The following are from one region of the Salvia splendens isolate huo1 chromosome 2, SspV2, whole genome shotgun sequence genome:
- the LOC121771916 gene encoding transcription factor bHLH140-like gives MDHSSFSNPSSCSSSSAAKNKKRRAAPAVKLSTDPQSVAARQRRHRISDRFKILQSLVPGGSRMDTVSMLEQAIQYVKFLKNQIWLHQAMIDLVDNAASDPVVSTLQPNHSTLNYDDRACEDCYAVDRMLAEGGELPESWFSGEYIWGSDASMQN, from the coding sequence ATGGATCACTCCTCCTTTTCAAACCCTAGTTCGTGCAGCTCCTCTTCAGCGGCGAAGAATAAGAAGAGGAGGGCCGCCCCCGCCGTGAAGCTCTCAACCGACCCCCAGAGCGTGGCGGCGAGGCAGCGGCGGCACCGCATCAGCGACAGGTTCAAGATTCTGCAGAGCCTGGTCCCGGGCGGGTCGAGGATGGACACGGTGTCGATGCTTGAGCAAGCGATTCAGTATGTCAAGTTTCTCAAGAATCAGATTTGGCTGCACCAGGCCATGATCGATTTGGTTGATAACGCAGCTTCTGATCCCGTTGTTTCGACGCTTCAACCGAATCATTCCACGCTTAATTATGATGATCGGGCGTGCGAAGATTGCTACGCCGTGGATCGGATGCTGGCGGAGGGCGGGGAGTTGCCGGAATCTTGGTTTTCCGGTGAATATATTTGGGGTTCTGATGCCTCTATGCAGAACTGA
- the LOC121771803 gene encoding RING-H2 finger protein ATL66-like encodes MASQNFEPIHFDFKDNKINAKNPLLGSLLLFFVFFITFLFLYFIYACARRRHDAVSTALPEAGLDPAAISSLPVSSFAKKPSHGGAECAICLSIFQEGERVKVLPLCRHGFHSDCVDEWLRTRSSCPLCRGCVHRVDSLSRELEAGMWVMPLS; translated from the coding sequence ATGGCTTCCCAAAATTTCGAACCGATCCATTTCGATTTCAAAGACAACAAGATCAACGCCAAAAACCCACTCCTCGGCtccctcctcctcttcttcgtcttcttcatCACCTTCCTCTTCCTCTACTTCATCTACGCCTGCGCCCGCCGCCGCCACGACGCCGTCTCAACCGCGCTGCCGGAGGCGGGTCTCGACCCCGCCGCCATCAGCTCCCTCCCCGTCTCCTCCTTCGCCAAGAAGCCGAGCCACGGCGGCGCCGAGTGCGCCATTTGCCTGAGCATTTTCCAGGAGGGGGAGAGGGTGAAGGTCCTGCCGCTCTGCCGCCACGGCTTCCACTCGGACTGCGTCGACGAGTGGCTCAGGACTCGCTCGAGTTGCCCCCTCTGCAGAGGCTGCGTGCACCGGGTTGACTCGCTGAGTCGGGAGCTCGAGGCGGGGATGTGGGTGATGCCTTTGTCTTGA